A genome region from Ottowia testudinis includes the following:
- a CDS encoding ParB/RepB/Spo0J family partition protein, which translates to MNAITQTEARAVNAAADIPLEAADPTKNLLLVPLSRLVLRPTGRNVRKTPRMSIPELAASIQRVGLLQNLIVIASANGEHYEVVAGGRRLAALKLLAKKHRISKEWEVPCLLVADGTARTASLTENMQREAMHPADQFEAFAALVAEGRPIEDIAADFSVTPLVVQRRLKLANVSPRLMADYRADAVSLDQLMALAITDDHTAQESAFYDAPTWQRQPSALRDRLTEREIDAYRHPLVRFVGLDAYEASGGGVRRDLFAEGDAGVYLTDAALLDRLAQDRLASIAAEVKAEGWAWVDATPGVTHADLHAFQRVPRERREPTKREAQRIEKLQAKVQAIGEALDDALDAEDEDKADALQEEGEAVGEQLQALEDGLQDYSPTVKAAAGAIVTIDRNGQAVIHHGLMREAEAKALRTLERLRQGFSGEDAGNDDEGEDGDSEGQPKTAAMSDRLAQRLSAHRTAALQIEVARHPQVALAALVHGMVQTVLQESHYGHDLPIGVSLKVQDRLEGMAPDWPHSAAVVALRELQQVAGVGLPQDSAELFAALMAKSQDELVRLLAVCVAVTVDVVTPRTTRQQPGEELAQAVGLDMAAWWKPTDEGYFRHVSKAAILEAVEQFASSHVTRLARLKKADIASEAERLADGTGWMPAIFKAEATQAAPQEPDDAPEDAEAMADEPAVALAA; encoded by the coding sequence ATGAACGCCATCACCCAAACCGAAGCCCGCGCCGTCAATGCCGCCGCCGATATCCCTCTGGAAGCCGCCGACCCGACCAAGAACCTGCTTCTGGTTCCGCTGTCGCGGCTGGTGTTGCGCCCGACCGGGCGCAACGTGCGCAAGACCCCGCGCATGTCCATCCCCGAACTGGCCGCGAGCATCCAGCGCGTGGGCCTGCTGCAAAACCTGATCGTGATTGCATCCGCCAATGGCGAACATTACGAAGTCGTCGCTGGTGGCCGCAGGCTGGCCGCGTTGAAGCTGCTGGCGAAGAAGCACCGCATCAGCAAAGAATGGGAGGTGCCTTGCCTGCTGGTGGCCGATGGCACGGCACGCACCGCCAGCCTCACCGAGAACATGCAGCGCGAAGCGATGCACCCGGCAGACCAGTTCGAGGCATTCGCCGCGCTGGTGGCCGAAGGCCGACCCATCGAAGACATTGCAGCGGATTTCAGCGTCACGCCGCTGGTGGTGCAGCGCCGTTTGAAGCTCGCAAACGTCTCGCCCCGCCTCATGGCAGACTATCGGGCTGATGCCGTGAGCCTTGACCAATTGATGGCCCTTGCCATCACCGACGACCACACCGCACAGGAAAGCGCCTTCTACGACGCGCCGACATGGCAGCGTCAGCCGTCCGCGCTGCGCGACCGCCTCACCGAGCGAGAAATCGACGCCTACCGGCATCCGCTGGTGCGCTTCGTCGGGCTGGATGCCTACGAAGCCTCAGGCGGTGGCGTGCGCCGTGACCTGTTCGCCGAAGGTGACGCGGGCGTGTATCTGACCGATGCCGCGCTGCTGGACAGGCTGGCGCAAGATCGGTTGGCAAGCATCGCTGCCGAAGTGAAGGCCGAAGGCTGGGCATGGGTGGATGCCACGCCGGGCGTAACCCATGCCGACCTGCACGCTTTCCAGCGTGTGCCGAGGGAGCGGCGCGAGCCGACCAAGCGCGAAGCGCAGCGCATCGAGAAGCTGCAAGCCAAGGTGCAGGCCATTGGCGAAGCCCTCGATGATGCGCTGGATGCCGAGGACGAGGACAAGGCCGACGCCTTGCAGGAAGAAGGCGAAGCCGTGGGCGAGCAGTTGCAGGCGCTGGAAGATGGCTTACAGGACTACAGCCCGACCGTGAAGGCCGCAGCCGGTGCCATCGTCACCATCGACCGCAACGGGCAGGCCGTGATTCATCACGGGCTGATGCGCGAGGCCGAAGCCAAGGCGCTGCGCACGCTGGAACGTCTGCGCCAAGGGTTCAGCGGCGAGGATGCCGGGAACGACGACGAAGGCGAGGACGGAGACAGCGAAGGGCAGCCCAAGACCGCCGCCATGTCCGACCGGCTGGCGCAACGGTTGAGCGCCCACCGCACCGCCGCGCTGCAAATCGAAGTCGCCCGGCATCCGCAAGTTGCGCTGGCCGCGCTGGTGCATGGCATGGTGCAGACTGTCTTGCAGGAAAGTCACTACGGCCATGATTTGCCGATCGGTGTGAGCCTGAAAGTGCAAGACCGGCTGGAAGGCATGGCCCCGGACTGGCCTCACTCCGCCGCCGTCGTGGCGCTGCGCGAACTGCAACAGGTGGCGGGTGTTGGCTTGCCGCAGGACAGCGCCGAACTGTTCGCGGCGCTGATGGCGAAGTCGCAAGACGAACTGGTGCGGCTGCTGGCGGTATGCGTGGCCGTCACGGTGGACGTGGTGACACCCCGGACCACGCGGCAGCAGCCTGGCGAGGAACTGGCGCAGGCCGTGGGGCTGGACATGGCCGCATGGTGGAAGCCTACCGATGAGGGTTATTTCCGGCATGTGTCGAAGGCCGCGATTCTGGAAGCCGTGGAGCAGTTCGCCTCGTCGCACGTCACCCGGCTGGCGAGGTTGAAGAAGGCCGACATTGCCAGCGAAGCCGAGCGGCTGGCCGATGGCACGGGCTGGATGCCCGCCATCTTCAAGGCCGAAGCCACGCAGGCAGCACCGCAGGAGCCGGACGACGCCCCGGAAGATGCCGAGGCAATGGCGGATGAACCCGCCGTGGCGCTGGCCGCTTGA
- a CDS encoding nuclear transport factor 2 family protein, with product MRTTDIRSALDDILNQQQRPLRDVLDHHFSPGYRQRTNGHWDDREAFAQHARKLREVVASARIEVLDELRDGQCYADRHRVHVTKRDGSQVVQEVYLFAELDAEGRFKRIEETTLMLEGAESDREMGSMQ from the coding sequence ATGCGAACAACCGACATTCGCTCCGCTTTGGACGACATCCTCAACCAGCAGCAACGCCCACTGCGGGATGTGCTCGACCACCATTTCAGTCCCGGCTACCGGCAGCGCACCAACGGACACTGGGACGACCGTGAAGCGTTCGCGCAGCACGCACGCAAGCTGCGCGAGGTAGTGGCATCAGCCCGCATCGAGGTGCTGGACGAATTGCGCGACGGCCAGTGCTACGCAGACCGCCACCGCGTCCACGTCACCAAGCGCGACGGCTCGCAGGTCGTGCAGGAGGTGTACCTGTTCGCCGAACTGGATGCCGAGGGGCGTTTCAAGCGCATCGAGGAAACCACGCTGATGCTCGAAGGCGCGGAGTCCGATCGCGAGATGGGCAGCATGCAATGA
- a CDS encoding DUF2958 domain-containing protein, which translates to MFLCCRRRSPLCSCGISNSRRCRVQQKSWKKTWVSRSLRTDFLTEIDPDDHNHAFGLCGLGLGMPEIGWVSLNDLASVRGGLGLPVERDLLFRAEKRLNAYARDARLAGQIGV; encoded by the coding sequence ATGTTTCTTTGCTGTCGCCGAAGATCTCCACTTTGCTCGTGCGGCATATCGAACAGTCGCCGCTGTCGCGTGCAACAAAAGAGTTGGAAGAAGACTTGGGTGAGCAGATCTCTTCGTACAGACTTTCTGACCGAGATTGATCCGGATGACCACAACCATGCGTTTGGTCTTTGCGGCCTGGGGCTGGGGATGCCTGAAATCGGCTGGGTCAGCTTGAACGATCTGGCGAGCGTGCGCGGCGGGCTGGGCCTTCCGGTCGAGCGCGATCTGCTGTTCCGTGCGGAAAAGCGGTTGAACGCCTATGCGCGCGATGCGCGGCTGGCCGGGCAAATTGGTGTCTGA
- a CDS encoding ParD-like family protein — translation MGIVNIDDELHDQLRKASTVSCRSINAQAAFWIRIGMLCEMNPAQSFNEIVAREMQAAGVAVPALQKALP, via the coding sequence ATGGGCATCGTGAACATCGACGACGAACTCCACGATCAACTGCGCAAGGCCAGCACCGTGTCGTGCCGGTCGATCAACGCACAGGCGGCGTTCTGGATTCGGATCGGCATGCTGTGCGAGATGAATCCGGCGCAGAGCTTCAACGAGATCGTGGCCCGCGAAATGCAGGCGGCAGGCGTGGCAGTGCCTGCCTTGCAAAAAGCACTGCCATGA
- a CDS encoding DUF932 domain-containing protein, producing MQLASRFASRSPSLRSDYPLSDDQIRRVAPSIFADAPHESRSERYAYIPTAAVLTELRKEGFQPFMVTQTRVRDEGKREHTKHMLRLRHASQINGAEANEIVLLNSHDGTSSYQMLAGMFRFVCSNGLVCGDTVADVRVPHKGDVAGSVIEGAFEVLSGFERVKESRDLMRAITLDDGEAEVFARAALALKYDPTDNKPAPITESQILMPRRFDDRRPDLWSVFNRTQENLTKGGLQGRSANGRRQQTRPVQGIDSYVRLNRALWMLADGLRQLKA from the coding sequence ATGCAACTCGCATCCCGTTTCGCTTCCCGTTCCCCATCGCTGCGCAGCGATTACCCGCTGTCCGACGACCAAATCCGCAGGGTGGCCCCGTCCATCTTCGCGGATGCCCCGCATGAGAGCCGTTCCGAGCGATACGCCTATATCCCCACGGCGGCGGTTCTGACCGAGCTTCGCAAAGAAGGGTTCCAGCCCTTCATGGTGACGCAGACCCGCGTGCGCGATGAAGGCAAGCGCGAGCATACGAAACACATGCTGCGCCTGCGCCACGCCAGCCAGATCAACGGCGCGGAGGCTAATGAAATCGTGCTGCTGAACTCGCACGATGGCACGAGCAGTTATCAGATGCTGGCCGGAATGTTCCGGTTCGTTTGCAGCAATGGCCTTGTGTGCGGCGACACCGTGGCCGATGTGCGTGTGCCCCACAAAGGCGACGTAGCCGGTTCCGTCATCGAAGGCGCTTTCGAGGTGTTGAGCGGCTTCGAGCGCGTGAAGGAATCCCGCGACCTGATGCGCGCCATCACGCTGGACGATGGCGAAGCCGAAGTATTCGCCCGCGCCGCGCTGGCCCTCAAGTACGACCCCACCGACAACAAACCCGCGCCCATCACCGAATCGCAAATCCTGATGCCGCGCCGGTTCGACGACCGCCGCCCGGACTTGTGGAGCGTGTTCAACCGCACGCAAGAAAACCTGACCAAAGGCGGATTGCAGGGCCGCAGCGCCAACGGACGCCGCCAGCAGACCCGCCCCGTGCAGGGCATTGATTCCTATGTGCGCCTCAATCGCGCCCTCTGGATGCTGGCCGATGGCCTGCGCCAGCTCAAAGCCTGA
- the map gene encoding type I methionyl aminopeptidase, protein MTKRPEEIALLAESGRLLAQVFERIDQLSLEGMSTMQVNELVDGFIVHELGGRPASKGQYGYAYALNASRNNVVCHGVPSPTDILQSGDIVNFDITLEKNGYIADSSKTYLVGEVAQPARRLVQVTYEAMWKGIQAVRPGATLGDVGHAIERHARKNGYSIVREYCGHGIGREMHEAPQVLHWGKPRTGLVLREDMVFTIEPMVNQGRSTVQTEDDGWTVVTRDGQLSAQFEHTVAVTGSGVRVLTLRPGEKRPH, encoded by the coding sequence ATGACCAAGCGCCCGGAAGAAATCGCATTGCTGGCGGAGTCTGGGCGACTGCTGGCGCAGGTGTTCGAGCGCATCGACCAGTTGAGCCTGGAGGGCATGTCCACCATGCAGGTCAACGAGTTGGTCGATGGCTTCATCGTCCATGAACTGGGCGGACGCCCGGCGAGCAAAGGCCAGTACGGCTACGCCTATGCGCTCAATGCCTCGCGCAACAACGTGGTGTGCCACGGTGTCCCCTCGCCCACGGACATCCTGCAAAGCGGGGACATCGTCAACTTCGACATCACGCTGGAGAAGAATGGCTACATCGCCGATTCCAGCAAGACCTATCTGGTGGGCGAGGTGGCGCAACCGGCGCGGCGGCTGGTGCAAGTCACCTATGAGGCCATGTGGAAAGGCATTCAGGCCGTGCGCCCAGGCGCCACGCTGGGCGACGTGGGCCACGCCATCGAGCGGCACGCCCGCAAAAATGGCTATTCGATCGTCCGGGAATACTGCGGGCATGGCATCGGACGCGAAATGCACGAGGCGCCGCAGGTGTTGCACTGGGGTAAGCCGCGAACTGGTTTGGTGCTGCGGGAAGACATGGTGTTCACGATCGAACCGATGGTGAACCAGGGACGCTCCACCGTCCAGACCGAGGATGACGGCTGGACGGTGGTCACGCGCGACGGCCAACTGTCCGCGCAGTTCGAGCACACCGTGGCCGTCACCGGCAGCGGCGTCCGGGTCTTGACCTTGCGCCCCGGCGAAAAGAGACCGCACTGA